From Centroberyx gerrardi isolate f3 chromosome 10, fCenGer3.hap1.cur.20231027, whole genome shotgun sequence:
acagactttagTTTACACTTCAACCAATCTCTAGATTACAGCAGCCTTCTTTACGTTTCCAACATTTTGATGTGATTAGATACATGTCCTTTAGGGTCTATAGTGATGTCTGATGCGGTGCGGTGATGGTGGTCTAATGATGAGACAAGTGACCTCGTAACCAGAACAATTCCCCAACTGGCTAGGAAAATTGgaatggggaaagtgaatgagagccAATGTGTGAGTGACTCTAGACTCCTTCCTATTCCAAGGTGAGTACCAGTTTCTGCAAGTTAAATGTATTTCTGAAGACCTTTATAATggcatttaaaataaaatttaaaactgTTTTCACAGCAAAAATTACCCATGTATGCACAAATTTCTCACTAAAAAAGCAGTGCATAGGGAAAAAGCAGCATTTTTAAAACTTCGGAACAGTACTTAACAAACACATTATTATATTTACAACCGTTTCAGGCCTTGAATTTAGATAACTCCATTTCAAACAGCCTGTACTCCTCCACGGCATAAATTAGAGCGTGTTCCTAGTCAAGCTCACAGGTTAAAAAAAGCtttaaggagaaaaagaaaagctgaCATACCGTTGTTATGAACGTGGTCTTCCAGCATCTCATTTTTGAGGATGCCGCAGAGCTCAGACAGGGTTTCCAGGTGGATAATGTGGATGATTAGCGGCCGGAGGACATCATACAGCGACAAACACAACTTCTCTAGCAACTCGCTGTTAGGGATAAAACACAGTTTATAGTCCAAAACTATGATATGTGTTCAAGGTAAAATGTGTAGCATTCTCTGAGAAATAGTGGCATGAGATGAGTTATGGGATGGCTAATAATTATGCAAGCCGATATAAAGCTTTTTTGCTTTTACATGGCCAAACAAAATGtctacacatactgtatatgtataaatTGGTATTTAAAACAATATGTGTGTCTGGCACAACTGAGTACTAAAGACAACCATCATGCATTTTAGCCAAACGCCCTAAACAAACATAGTGCCTGTATGTGTGCTGTCAGACAATGGTTCTCTGTGTACTCAGTGATCATGTTACCACTGAGGCAGGTTCTACTCACTCTAGTTTGGGTGAAGGTTTAGAGAAGAACTCATTGTAGAGCTGGTGTTCATCCTGGCAGACATGAACCATGAAGGCACAGCCGCTGCGGACCTACAGGAACACACATAATCAACACCTGCAGCAGGTAAACACATTGttccccacgaatgatgcaggcagccctcgagccaatcagtaacaagatgctcAAGATCAACCCTCCACGTTTCCTCAAAATCGGACTGGTGGTGTAGGTAGGTAGGTATTGCCattcaaaatgtgaaatttTGATCTTTAATTATATAGtctccatcaggccaatcagtataattttttaaatgccagaacacggtgccaaaatgcatcattcctccaaattttatcaaaatcggaccagtggtgAATGAAATACCACATTTGAGTTAAAGTTTCATGTCAATTGGACTTACAGTGTAGGAGTTagggcctttcaaagttagaaatgttgacctttaattatagtgcccCATCAGgctaattacctccgccaaggaggttatgttttcggtgctgtttgtttgtttgtctgtttgtcagcaggattacggaaaaactactggcccgattttcatgaaacttcgtggaagggtgtagcatgggccaaggaagaacccattacattttggagcggatccggatccgactcacgaacaagcaataatagcacgaaccttggcggaggtctgcgctctccgagtgcaaTTCTAGTTTGTGTAATGTTTTTGAAGGCCAGagcacagtgccaaaatgcatcaaccCTCAAAGTTTCATCGAAATTGGACCAGTgctgtctgagatatcacaatTGAGTACGAAATTTTGTAATAATTATAGTGCCCCCATTAGGACAATCGGTGTAATCTTTAAAACGCTGCAGGAACACAGTGCAACGATGCATAACCTTTTATATGAGGTAGGACTGAGGGTATTAGAAACAACATATAAAGGCTCTGCAGACCAGTTGCACTTGTGACCAAAGCAGGAATAAGCCCTGGATGCCTGCTATAGGCAATGTCAGGTTACACACATCCAGCGTGTGCAGAGCTTAGTgtccatagaaaaaaaaaataataataacaaaaaaaaaatattatatatatatatatatatatatatatatatatattgtatattctTTGCCAGCTCAAATGTCACCTGACTTTGTCCAAAGGGGAGCTCCACTTGGAAGCAGTCATGCCTTACCAGTGCACAGTGGTCCTTGCTGTTTTGGTTGGTCAGGTCAGTAATGGTGGATGTGATGCTGGGGCTGAGGAGCTGCTCTCTCTGGTCCAGGTAGCACTGGTGGATCTCATCTAGAAGCTGATGATATCTGGTCACATCAGAACATGGAGGGATGAGTTCATTTAGCACAGGTACAGCACAAAGGTAATATAATAACCCGGCTGACACTGCTGTTTTCTCATGCAGAGATCCCGATACTTACTCTGGAATCTTCTCAGCCCGCTGCTCTATCTGTTCAATCagagactgaaagaaaaaaaaaatgtgaatcttGTGCTAATCCATCATTTTGATATTACTTAAAAATAATCTATGCAAAATGATGTGCTGTATGAATTTAGAggataacaataaaacaatattataCTCACTCTGACTTTGGGTGCAGCTGCTCTAAACTTGACATAGTACAGTGTAAAGGCATTGTCTGCATTGGCCAAGCCCAAGGGATCCTGAAAAAAGCCAAGTGGTGTTTCAACATCTTGGACCAGACATATGAGTCTGTATATAGCTGTTGACTGTGTTATGTAAATATTGATTCCTAAAGGTAATATACGTTTCCCTTACCCTTTTTGTTAACTGGCTTGTGAGATTCTGCATAGTGTTCACAATGTGGCTCTTCATGAAGTGCATAGCTTTGGAAAGACATTGTCTAAACTTGGCCAGATAAACTGGGTAGTCCTTGAAATTGGGCTGCAATCAACAGGGATAAACAAGTGTGAGATAGTGATCACAGATATTCCAATGCATATTCCAATGCACAGACCACAAGGGCAGCACCATTCTGTAATTACTACAATTCAACAGTATACTGTGAAGGTCTTGTTTTGATTTTACCACTGAAAACATCAAGTTATTAGTCTTAGGGCACTCTCAAAATACGTTAAAAATTATGAAATCAAATGTAGATAGAAGAAGCCTTTCTTAACTTTGTTAGGATGTGTTTTAAATAACATACAACTCAATGTTCATCAATTTAAAAGCTAGGTTGAGATCTTCACACAGAAATAACATTTTGGCAAGAGAGACTGCAAGCTACTTACATGGGAAGAAACATACTCAATACAGTCATCCAACTTTGACAGCATTGGTATAAAGCCTTCACTATTTACAGACAAGGTGGGCGAGTTCAATTTCTGCAAAGACACAGGGAGAAAGCAAGCCTTGAAATTGTTTCGTATTATTTTCAGTTTCAGGTCGGTTTCACACAGAAACAACTATAATGTTCCTGTTCTTGTGTTCCACTctcaagaattttttttttttcatttatttggcaAAGTTACCACTGGCAAGATATGAATGTGTCTATATTTGAGAAGCTTGCGGTTGAGGTCAGACAAAAGCATTCTTGTGTCACATTCAGGGACAGATGAACAGGAGTGAAAGAGAACAAGGACGAGCCATTGAGTACTGCATTTGTGTCACTTTGGTATCTGTGTCTTTGAGTTCATTTTTAGACTGTCTTTGGAGAGAACTAAATAGGAACAGCGGGAAATTAACTGACATCTGATTTCTTCAGAATAATGTCTTCATTCTGGGACATAATTGCTGATTacattctcctttctctttttttttaataataattctgTTCATAtctagttttcattttcattccttGACCATTTCCCCTCAGAAACAATAAAGTGAtgcaacattttaaatataGACATTTGGTTATTGAACGTTCtaagatacagacacacaagagCAAGAGcaatggatgaaaaaaaaaaaatcaagcataCCGTGTTTATGTTTTCTAACTCATTAAAATACGACAGTTTCTGCTGTATGCTCTCTGCCAGGTCAACCAGCTCTGACtgcaaaaagagaaaacaagaagcTATGGTTGATGACAATTTCATTTCAGTTAAAGAagaataccactcaatttaCAAATTCATCAGCTTATTACATTGGTCTAGAATAGTCCAATCTATGTTTGTGAACATGAGCAGCTCTCCGCCAGAGCAAAAAAGCAGAGAACTAAGAATGACACATGCAGTGTCAACAAGATGTAAAATCATGCTACTAAGAGAATGAATAGGAGACTGATTTTGTTGACCCACAGAATGCTTGTTTGCAGTTTTATATTCAAACAAGCTTTCATCTGTATAGTAGAAAGTGTATTTTCCCTCATCTCCAGTAAATCTTTCCCAATCCATTCTCTATAGAACAGTTCAAGAGTTACATCTTATTGACATCATAGGTTATCGTCTTAATTCTGTGGTTTCTGTGGTCTTaatgttcacaaatactgatCAGTCTGTCCCAGACTATAACAATACAATTAACTGTTAAAGGAAATGCACTACAATTTGAATAGTTATGTACTGACAAATTCTTTCAGTGGGTTAACACATCAACTTAACATATCAATACAGCATGGGTTTACTGACAGCTGGGGCAGCATGGGCTTACCTGCTCCTTTAGGAGTTGTTCACAGGCTTCATGAAGGGTGCCTGTCTTATTGGACACAAACAGGTACTGCTTCTTAAGGGAGTCCAAGTGCTCAAGAGCTGCACTCACATCTGTCAGAATAGCATCACATTGTTCCTGGTAGCAATTTAGATGGTCTCTGGTTTTCCTAAAGGAGAAGCACACATATGATCTATTAGCTTACCCAAAGACAGGCAATGCAATAAAGCTACCTACTGGTTTGTATAGACCGCAGTTAGACAACACAATAAACCACAGATTAACTTGTAAATAAACCTGCCTGTCCTTCATACCAGCAAGGCTTAGGGTGAGGAacttgtcaaaataaaagcacctGTATTTTGCGCTCTCATCCTGGTCCATGGTTGTCTGTAACTTGGCAAACCAGGaaaaaaactgcaaaacaaATGGACCATCAATTATTATCACGCATCTGATCGTTTGCAGTATGTAGCTGGCTACAGTAAGTTACACGCACTGTGCTAAAACAAATCACCTGTTGTGCGGTTTCTATCCTGTCGCTCTCCATATCAAGCATCTGGAAACCCTTGAGCAGGACGTCCTCTGTTGAGGCGGGGACTGTTGTTGTGAATGGAGACTGCAAGGACCGCGACGACAGGCTGCACAAGTCCTCAATGggcaactgaaaaacaaagcaggGCTCACTGTTTTTCCTGCATATTTGAATACGAGCCTTCATTTCATTCTGTCAGGCTGGCTTGACGTGGCGGAGTCCAGACCAGAGCAAGTCTCTCCACCAAACTAGCCTAACTAGCTAGCATCCCGTGATATGACTTCAGCGTTCACGTCAGTATCCTACTCACAGCCGGGGAGTAATTGAATAATACATAACGTTAGCCCGCAGCTATCAAGTAGTAAACCCTGACTGGTATTAGAAAAGTagccagcttgttagctagctagctgtcttCGGTGTCACATCTCACCTCTGAAGGGACGGAAAGAGTTTCAGCGGCGGCTCGGATCTCCAGAACAGAGTCCGTTTGCTTGTCTGTGAGCGGGGCCATGGCATCGGTGCGGCGGTCCCATAACGAAAGTTTCTCACGCGTTTCTTTATCTGTTAGGTCCAGAAGAGACTGATCTGTAGACGCCATCATCAGTTTGGACAGCACCAACAAcgtcagcaacacacacacacacttcctgttcCGGGaaagggggcggagcttggtgaAGTACCTCGAGGCGTTTGTTTTTGCCTCATAAAACCTCCTTGCTCGTACCGTGCATGCATTGTATAGAGATTAGTAGGCACTATTATTCATCCGCCTTACACGTCTTAATTCAATACTATTTTTAAAAACAGTAGCCTTTGCATTTTATAGCTAATACACTGTGTACATATCATATACTGTAGTATATGTACAAATTTATATGACCATCAAGATTGTGTGGGATTT
This genomic window contains:
- the cog3 gene encoding conserved oligomeric Golgi complex subunit 3, whose translation is MMASTDQSLLDLTDKETREKLSLWDRRTDAMAPLTDKQTDSVLEIRAAAETLSVPSELPIEDLCSLSSRSLQSPFTTTVPASTEDVLLKGFQMLDMESDRIETAQQFFSWFAKLQTTMDQDESAKYRKTRDHLNCYQEQCDAILTDVSAALEHLDSLKKQYLFVSNKTGTLHEACEQLLKEQSELVDLAESIQQKLSYFNELENINTKLNSPTLSVNSEGFIPMLSKLDDCIEYVSSHPNFKDYPVYLAKFRQCLSKAMHFMKSHIVNTMQNLTSQLTKRDPLGLANADNAFTLYYVKFRAAAPKVRSLIEQIEQRAEKIPEYHQLLDEIHQCYLDQREQLLSPSITSTITDLTNQNSKDHCALVRSGCAFMVHVCQDEHQLYNEFFSKPSPKLDELLEKLCLSLYDVLRPLIIHIIHLETLSELCGILKNEMLEDHVHNNAGQLGAFDAVVKQMLEDVQERLVYRTHIYIQTDITGYNPAPGDLAYPEKLEMMERIAQSLKEEQMKLMSQESMFSDVQLEDPDARRNSNAGSAEASRLQTSISPADLHGMWYPTVRRTLVCLSKLYRCIDRAVFQGLSQEALSACIQSLLKASDIILKNKTQIDGQLFLIKHLLIMREQIAPFHTDFAIKEISLDLKKTRDAAFKILNPKAVPKFFRLNSHNAILEFLLEGTPEIKEHYIDSKKDVDRHLKFSCEQFIQQQTQIFVGNLEEFLTKVAALKTMAIQGGPTYNLSQQPWAQPAKINDIVMATYRVMKSKLPSTLQSMSLYLANRDTEFILFKPVRNNIQQVFQRLHALLQEEYSGEDLQIIACPSMEQINLLLSVNK